One genomic segment of Nocardioides cavernaquae includes these proteins:
- a CDS encoding ABC transporter permease, giving the protein MTSLETQSGEPMPVDTAIHQTSLLRQSLVIVRRNLTHIRRMPEMLLDVTIQPVMFVLLFAFVFGASIQTDSQAGYREWLLGGIMGQTITFASFIVALGLTADLDKGIVDRMRSLPINSSAVLVGRSISSLIHSSIGLVVMSVTGLLIGWRIRGSFVDAVLGYALLLLWGFAMIWVGILVGSAMRSVEAVNGLMFATMFPITFLANTFAPTDPMPAWLQAIAEWNPISSLVQAVRNLWGNDPDGVPASAAFPLHHPVLSTLIWVVIITAVMAPLAVRAFRKRTDS; this is encoded by the coding sequence ATGACCAGTCTCGAGACCCAGTCGGGCGAGCCCATGCCCGTTGACACCGCGATCCACCAGACCAGCCTGCTGCGCCAGTCCCTGGTGATCGTGCGCCGCAACCTGACCCACATCCGGCGCATGCCGGAGATGCTGCTCGACGTGACGATCCAGCCGGTGATGTTCGTCCTGCTCTTCGCCTTCGTCTTCGGAGCGTCGATCCAGACGGACTCGCAGGCCGGCTACCGGGAGTGGTTGCTCGGCGGCATCATGGGCCAGACCATCACCTTCGCCTCGTTCATCGTCGCGCTCGGCCTCACCGCCGACCTCGACAAGGGCATCGTCGACCGCATGCGCTCGCTGCCGATCAACTCGTCCGCCGTCCTGGTCGGGCGGAGCATCTCCAGCCTGATCCACTCGAGCATCGGACTCGTCGTCATGTCGGTGACCGGCCTGCTGATCGGCTGGCGCATCCGGGGGAGCTTCGTCGACGCAGTGCTCGGCTACGCGCTGCTGCTGCTCTGGGGCTTCGCGATGATCTGGGTCGGCATCCTCGTCGGCTCGGCCATGCGTTCGGTCGAGGCCGTCAACGGCCTGATGTTCGCGACGATGTTCCCGATCACGTTCCTCGCCAACACCTTTGCGCCGACCGACCCGATGCCCGCGTGGCTGCAGGCCATCGCCGAGTGGAACCCGATCTCGTCGCTGGTCCAGGCAGTGCGCAACCTGTGGGGCAACGACCCCGACGGCGTGCCCGCGAGCGCGGCCTTCCCGCTGCACCACCCGGTGCTGTCGACCCTGATCTGGGTCGTCATCATCACGGCGGTCATGGCCCCGCTGGCGGTGCGTGCGTTCCGGAAGCGCACCGATTCCTGA
- a CDS encoding helix-turn-helix transcriptional regulator, whose product MQFDRTPAATPEGDAPTRARVVRSIAEHGPRTAADLAAELDLTPAAVRRHLDHLAEAGTLESAEQHVMPGTRGRGRPARVFKLTPAGRDQLENQYDDLATQALRFLRDTQGEEAVVAFARKRVEFIERDFAEVTTARPELSPAEALAEVLTSGGYAAGVRQLPIGEQLCQQHCPVSHVAHEFPQLCEAETEAFSHVLGRHVQRLATIAHGDGVCTTCIPQIPVNKDGAST is encoded by the coding sequence GTGCAATTCGACCGGACTCCCGCAGCGACCCCTGAAGGGGACGCTCCGACGCGTGCGCGCGTGGTCCGTTCGATCGCCGAGCACGGGCCCCGCACGGCTGCCGACCTGGCCGCCGAGCTCGACCTGACCCCCGCGGCGGTGCGCCGTCACCTCGACCACCTGGCCGAGGCCGGCACCCTCGAGTCGGCCGAGCAGCACGTCATGCCCGGCACCCGTGGCCGCGGTCGCCCGGCACGCGTCTTCAAGCTGACGCCCGCGGGCCGTGACCAGCTCGAGAACCAGTACGACGACCTCGCCACGCAGGCGTTGCGGTTCCTCCGCGACACCCAGGGCGAGGAGGCAGTCGTCGCGTTCGCGCGCAAGCGCGTGGAGTTCATCGAGCGCGACTTCGCCGAGGTCACCACCGCCCGCCCGGAGCTGAGCCCGGCCGAGGCCCTGGCCGAGGTGCTGACCAGCGGTGGCTACGCCGCCGGCGTACGTCAGCTGCCGATCGGTGAGCAGCTGTGCCAGCAGCACTGCCCCGTGTCCCACGTGGCCCACGAGTTCCCGCAGCTGTGCGAGGCCGAGACCGAGGCTTTCAGCCACGTCCTCGGTCGTCACGTGCAGCGACTCGCGACCATCGCGCACGGCGACGGCGTGTGCACGACTTGCATTCCCCAGATCCCTGTCAACAAGGACGGAGCGTCGACATGA
- the sufB gene encoding Fe-S cluster assembly protein SufB, producing MTATTPSIEELNPELKGIGKYEFGWADKNDVGANAKRGLNDEVVRDISSKKSEPQWMLDLRLKGLKLFGRKPMPNWGSDLSGIDFDNIKYFVRSSEKQAATWDDLPEDIKNTYDKLGIPEAEKQRLVSGVAAQYESEVVYHSIREDLEEQGVLFLDTDTALREQPELFQEYFGTVIPVGDNKFAALNTAVWSGGSFIYVPKGVHVDIPLQAYFRINTENMGQFERTLIIVDEDAYVHYVEGCTAPIYSSDSLHSAVVEIIVKKGGRCRYTTIQNWSNNVYNLVTKRAVCEAGATMEWVDGNIGSKVTMKYPAVYLMGEHAKGETLSIAFAGEGQHQDAGAKMVHAAPHTSSSILSKSVARGGGRTSYRGLIQINEGAYGSKSNVLCDALLVDQISRSDTYPYVDIREDDVSMGHEASVSKVSDDQLFYLMSRGMEQDEAMAMIVRGFVEPIAKELPMEYALELNRLIELQMEGSVG from the coding sequence ATGACCGCGACCACCCCGAGCATCGAAGAACTCAACCCGGAGCTCAAGGGCATCGGCAAGTACGAGTTCGGCTGGGCCGACAAGAACGACGTCGGCGCCAACGCCAAGCGTGGGCTCAACGACGAGGTCGTGCGCGACATCTCCTCGAAGAAGTCCGAGCCGCAGTGGATGCTCGACCTCCGCCTGAAGGGCCTGAAGCTCTTCGGCCGCAAGCCCATGCCCAACTGGGGTTCTGACCTGTCGGGCATCGACTTCGACAACATCAAGTACTTCGTCCGGTCGAGCGAGAAGCAGGCCGCGACCTGGGACGACCTCCCCGAGGACATCAAGAACACCTACGACAAGCTCGGCATCCCGGAGGCGGAGAAGCAGCGCCTGGTCTCCGGTGTCGCCGCCCAGTACGAGTCCGAGGTCGTCTACCACTCGATCCGTGAGGACCTCGAGGAGCAGGGCGTGCTCTTCCTCGACACCGACACCGCGCTTCGCGAGCAGCCGGAGCTCTTCCAGGAGTACTTCGGCACGGTCATCCCGGTCGGCGACAACAAGTTCGCCGCGCTGAACACCGCCGTGTGGTCCGGTGGCTCGTTCATCTACGTGCCCAAGGGCGTCCACGTGGACATCCCGCTGCAGGCCTACTTCCGGATCAACACCGAGAACATGGGCCAGTTCGAGCGCACGCTGATCATCGTCGACGAGGACGCCTACGTGCACTACGTCGAGGGCTGCACCGCGCCGATCTACTCGTCGGACTCGCTGCACTCCGCGGTCGTCGAGATCATCGTGAAGAAGGGTGGTCGTTGCCGCTACACGACCATCCAGAACTGGTCGAACAACGTCTACAACCTCGTCACCAAGCGCGCGGTCTGCGAAGCCGGCGCGACGATGGAGTGGGTCGACGGCAACATCGGCTCCAAGGTCACCATGAAGTACCCCGCCGTCTACCTGATGGGCGAGCACGCCAAGGGCGAGACCCTGTCGATCGCCTTCGCGGGCGAGGGCCAGCACCAGGACGCCGGCGCCAAGATGGTGCACGCGGCTCCCCACACCTCTTCGTCGATCCTGTCGAAGTCGGTTGCGCGCGGCGGTGGCCGCACGTCGTACCGCGGTCTGATCCAGATCAACGAGGGTGCCTACGGCTCCAAGAGCAACGTGCTGTGCGACGCGCTCCTGGTCGACCAGATCTCGCGCTCGGACACGTACCCCTACGTCGACATCCGCGAGGACGACGTGTCGATGGGCCACGAGGCGTCCGTCTCGAAGGTCTCCGACGACCAGCTCTTCTACCTCATGTCCCGTGGCATGGAGCAGGACGAGGCCATGGCGATGATCGTGCGCGGCTTCGTCGAGCCGATCGCGAAGGAGCTCCCGATGGAGTACGCCCTCGAGCTGAACCGGCTGATCGAGCTGCAGATGGAAGGCTCGGTCGGCTGA